A genomic window from Flavobacterium phycosphaerae includes:
- a CDS encoding YifB family Mg chelatase-like AAA ATPase has protein sequence MLVKVFGSAVFGVEATTVTVEVNIDKGVGYHLVGLPDNAIKESSYRIAAALKNNGYNLPVKKITINMAPADLRKEGSAYDLTLAIGILAASGQIKADEVDQYLIMGELSLDGGLQPIKGALSIAIKAKEEGFKGFFLPKQNVKEAAIVSGLNVYGVENVLEVIDFFEGKGSLEPTVIDTREEFYKTLDFPEFDFADVKGQESIKRCMEIAAAGGHNIILIGPPGSGKTMLAKRLPSILPPMTMKEALETTKIHSVAGKIKEVGLMNQRPFRSPHHSASAAALVGGGSYPQPGEISLAHNGVLFLDELPEFKREVLEVMRQPLEDREVTISRAKFSITYPSSIMLVASMNPSPGGYFNDPDAPVTSSPAEMQRYLGKISGPLLDRIDIHIEVTPVPFEKLTETRPAESSVLIRERVTKAREIQSQRFENFEAIHYNAQMSTKQIRTFCALNETSLQLLKTAMERLNLSARAYDRILKVARTIADLEQSESVNSNHIAEAIQYRSLDREGWLG, from the coding sequence ATGTTAGTTAAAGTCTTTGGAAGTGCAGTATTTGGCGTAGAGGCCACTACCGTGACGGTGGAAGTTAATATTGATAAAGGAGTTGGCTATCATTTAGTCGGTTTGCCTGATAACGCTATTAAGGAAAGCAGTTATCGAATAGCCGCAGCATTGAAAAATAACGGCTATAATTTACCGGTCAAAAAAATTACGATTAATATGGCACCAGCCGATTTGCGCAAAGAAGGGTCAGCTTATGATTTGACATTGGCCATTGGTATTTTAGCGGCTTCAGGACAAATCAAAGCGGATGAAGTTGACCAATATCTAATCATGGGCGAATTGTCACTGGACGGTGGTTTGCAACCTATAAAAGGTGCTTTGTCTATTGCAATCAAAGCCAAAGAAGAAGGATTTAAAGGATTCTTTTTGCCCAAACAAAACGTAAAAGAGGCTGCTATCGTGTCGGGATTAAATGTTTACGGTGTAGAAAATGTTTTGGAAGTCATTGATTTTTTTGAAGGAAAAGGTAGCTTGGAACCTACGGTTATCGATACCCGTGAGGAATTTTATAAAACCTTGGATTTTCCCGAATTTGATTTTGCTGATGTCAAAGGACAGGAAAGCATTAAGCGCTGTATGGAAATTGCGGCAGCGGGTGGTCATAATATAATTTTAATTGGCCCGCCGGGTTCAGGAAAAACCATGTTAGCTAAGCGATTGCCCAGTATTTTGCCACCGATGACTATGAAAGAAGCGTTAGAAACTACCAAAATTCACAGTGTGGCCGGTAAGATAAAAGAGGTTGGGTTGATGAATCAAAGGCCCTTCAGGAGTCCGCATCATTCTGCTTCAGCGGCAGCTTTGGTCGGTGGTGGCAGTTATCCGCAACCTGGAGAAATATCCTTAGCTCACAATGGTGTTTTGTTTTTAGACGAGTTGCCCGAATTCAAAAGAGAAGTTTTAGAAGTCATGCGCCAGCCGTTAGAAGATAGAGAAGTAACTATTTCCAGAGCAAAATTTTCTATTACTTATCCTTCTTCTATAATGTTGGTGGCAAGTATGAATCCGAGTCCGGGTGGTTATTTCAATGATCCTGATGCGCCGGTAACTTCTTCGCCTGCTGAGATGCAACGGTATTTGGGTAAAATTTCCGGCCCTTTGTTAGACAGGATTGACATTCATATTGAAGTAACTCCGGTGCCATTTGAAAAACTGACAGAAACCCGTCCGGCAGAAAGCAGTGTGCTGATTCGGGAACGCGTCACCAAAGCCAGAGAAATTCAATCGCAACGCTTTGAAAATTTTGAAGCCATCCACTACAATGCCCAAATGAGCACGAAACAAATAAGAACTTTCTGTGCTTTGAACGAAACCTCATTACAACTTTTGAAAACAGCGATGGAACGACTCAATCTTTCGGCAAGAGCTTATGACCGAATCTTGAAAGTAGCCAGAACTATAGCTGATTTAGAGCAATCGGAAAGTGTAAATTCTAATCATATTGCAGAAGCCATCCAGTATCGAAGTTTGGATAGGGAAGGGTGGCTGGGTTAA
- a CDS encoding helix-turn-helix transcriptional regulator, protein MTNNLRVLRAIKNISQEELAKQIQVSRQTINAMEKGKYVPSTVLALKLARFFEKSVEEIFALEQED, encoded by the coding sequence ATGACGAATAATTTGAGAGTACTGAGAGCAATTAAAAACATTTCTCAGGAGGAATTGGCCAAACAAATACAAGTAAGCCGACAAACCATCAATGCTATGGAAAAAGGAAAATATGTTCCTTCAACCGTTTTGGCATTGAAACTGGCGCGCTTTTTTGAAAAATCGGTAGAAGAAATTTTTGCTTTGGAACAAGAGGATTAA
- a CDS encoding patatin-like phospholipase family protein produces MRALVISGGGSKGAFGGGVAQYLLQEKFHKYDLLIGSSTGSLLIPHLALGNVDKIHGIYTSVDMSKIFDINPFVVKKKDDIDVVSINHFNVLLQFLKGKRTFGESHRLKSYIKENFTLAEFNQLKASGCNIVVTVTNLSKNEVEYKSIIDFEYDEFCDWIWISCNYIPFMSLVTKENNEYGDGGFSSLVPIREAINRGATEVDVVILETEMQSIPKSIGKNPFSLMIDLFQTLLNQVEKHDITIGKLAANNKNVKLNLYYTPTQLTNNALIFNKEKMKQWWQQGYDYAKNKSDLMSDNLQ; encoded by the coding sequence ATGAGAGCCTTAGTTATATCAGGAGGCGGGAGTAAAGGGGCTTTTGGCGGGGGCGTTGCGCAGTATTTGCTTCAGGAAAAATTTCATAAATACGATTTGCTTATCGGAAGTTCCACCGGAAGTTTGTTGATTCCGCATTTGGCTTTGGGCAATGTTGATAAAATTCACGGCATTTACACCAGTGTGGATATGAGCAAAATTTTTGACATCAATCCGTTTGTGGTGAAAAAGAAAGACGATATCGATGTGGTTTCCATTAATCACTTTAATGTATTGCTGCAGTTTTTAAAAGGAAAGAGAACATTCGGCGAAAGCCACCGACTCAAGAGTTACATCAAAGAAAACTTCACTCTGGCCGAATTTAACCAACTTAAAGCCTCGGGTTGTAATATTGTTGTTACCGTTACCAATCTTTCTAAAAATGAAGTCGAATATAAATCGATTATTGACTTTGAGTATGATGAATTTTGTGATTGGATTTGGATTTCCTGCAACTACATTCCGTTTATGAGTTTGGTGACCAAAGAAAATAATGAGTACGGTGACGGCGGATTTTCGAGTTTGGTTCCTATACGCGAAGCCATAAACCGTGGTGCTACCGAAGTAGATGTTGTAATTTTGGAAACCGAAATGCAAAGCATCCCCAAATCTATCGGGAAAAACCCGTTTTCATTGATGATCGATTTGTTTCAAACCTTGTTAAATCAAGTGGAGAAGCATGATATCACCATCGGAAAATTGGCTGCCAACAATAAAAATGTAAAACTCAATTTATATTACACTCCAACCCAATTGACCAACAATGCCTTGATTTTTAACAAAGAAAAAATGAAGCAATGGTGGCAGCAAGGGTATGATTATGCCAAAAACAAGAGTGACTTAATGAGTGATAATTTGCAGTAA
- a CDS encoding M1 family metallopeptidase, giving the protein MDFKIAYGNITINPIEKKVYGSVRYVLDVKETVDTIKIDAQNTTFNAVEMNGKEAKFSNSGKKLLLFDGYKKGKYTLTFTYEAKPKQTMYFNGDFSNATISNQQVWTQGQGKYTSHWFPSFDDVNEKVIFNLNISFDKNYNVISNGVLKDVLPDKDKKIWKYEMLKPMSSYLLSVAIGDFSNKAVGSKSGIPLQLFIQPKDTGKFETTYRYSREIFDYLEKEIGVKYPWKIYKQIPVEDFLYAGMENTSSTIFAQDFVIDNVGFNDRNYVNVNAHELAHQWFGDLVTATSGKHHWLQEGFATYYALLAERQVFGDDYFYHQLYRTSLQLRNAAKSDTIPVMHERASSLSFYQKGAWALHVIREAIGPKAFQKAVKSYLKKYQYQNAETDDFLAEIRKVSHFDTQAFKKTWLQDYHFQTEEANALLKKNKFIQALFETQQLRKKTFAENKETYKTILQSNAFYPVKTEILYQIKYIPFEDKKELLDIALQTNDIKVRQSVAEFTEEIPLEFKSKYETLLNDNSYDTKEISFMNLWKNFPDSRSNYLAKAQNWIGGNDKSLRILFLTFSILSTEDKSEIKTKYYNELIDYTSSKYESSVRQNAIINALTISDKDVAVLKNLVNATTHYKWQFSKFGRENIRELLPQEGYRSLFESLLPILPEADKNQLQKLLSEKP; this is encoded by the coding sequence GTGGATTTCAAAATCGCTTATGGCAACATTACCATCAACCCGATAGAGAAGAAGGTCTATGGTTCGGTTCGGTATGTTTTAGATGTAAAAGAAACTGTGGATACCATTAAAATTGATGCACAAAACACGACATTCAACGCGGTAGAAATGAACGGCAAAGAAGCTAAGTTCAGCAACTCCGGAAAAAAACTACTATTGTTTGACGGGTATAAAAAAGGGAAATACACTTTAACCTTTACCTATGAAGCCAAGCCAAAACAAACGATGTATTTCAATGGCGACTTCAGCAATGCTACTATTAGCAATCAACAAGTTTGGACCCAAGGGCAAGGGAAATATACGAGTCACTGGTTTCCGAGTTTTGATGATGTGAATGAGAAAGTGATTTTTAATTTAAATATTTCGTTTGATAAAAATTACAATGTTATATCTAATGGTGTTTTGAAAGACGTGTTGCCGGATAAGGACAAAAAAATCTGGAAATACGAAATGTTGAAACCTATGAGTTCCTATTTATTGTCGGTGGCCATTGGCGATTTCAGCAATAAAGCGGTAGGTTCCAAATCGGGAATTCCGTTGCAGCTATTTATTCAGCCGAAAGACACCGGAAAGTTTGAAACCACATACCGCTATTCCAGAGAAATATTTGATTATTTGGAAAAGGAAATCGGCGTGAAATACCCATGGAAAATCTATAAACAAATTCCGGTAGAAGATTTCCTTTATGCCGGAATGGAAAATACCAGTTCTACCATTTTCGCTCAAGACTTTGTAATAGACAATGTTGGATTCAACGACCGAAATTATGTGAATGTCAATGCTCATGAGTTGGCTCATCAGTGGTTTGGTGATTTGGTAACGGCAACCTCAGGAAAACACCACTGGTTGCAGGAAGGATTCGCAACTTATTATGCGTTGTTGGCGGAACGACAGGTTTTTGGGGACGATTATTTTTACCACCAACTATACAGAACCTCTTTGCAGTTGCGCAATGCGGCTAAATCAGACACAATTCCGGTGATGCATGAGCGAGCCAGTTCGCTGTCGTTTTACCAAAAAGGTGCTTGGGCTTTGCATGTGATTCGGGAAGCCATCGGGCCAAAAGCATTTCAGAAAGCAGTAAAAAGTTATTTGAAAAAGTACCAATACCAAAATGCCGAAACCGATGATTTTTTGGCAGAAATTAGAAAAGTGTCGCATTTTGATACACAAGCATTTAAGAAAACGTGGCTGCAGGATTATCATTTTCAAACTGAGGAAGCTAATGCTTTATTGAAGAAGAATAAATTCATTCAAGCGCTTTTTGAAACACAACAATTGCGAAAAAAAACATTTGCAGAAAATAAAGAAACGTATAAAACCATACTGCAATCCAACGCTTTTTATCCTGTTAAAACGGAGATTCTATATCAGATAAAATACATTCCGTTTGAAGATAAAAAAGAGTTGCTGGATATAGCGTTGCAAACCAATGATATCAAAGTACGCCAGTCGGTAGCAGAGTTTACAGAGGAAATTCCGTTAGAATTCAAATCAAAATATGAAACCTTACTGAACGACAACTCTTATGACACTAAGGAAATTTCATTTATGAATTTGTGGAAAAATTTCCCGGACAGTAGGAGCAATTATTTGGCCAAAGCCCAAAACTGGATTGGAGGCAACGATAAAAGTTTAAGGATACTGTTTCTCACGTTTTCCATACTTTCTACCGAAGATAAAAGTGAGATTAAAACCAAGTATTATAACGAATTAATAGATTATACATCTTCTAAATACGAGAGCTCTGTGCGCCAAAATGCCATCATTAACGCATTAACCATTAGTGATAAGGATGTTGCTGTTTTGAAAAATTTGGTCAATGCCACTACCCATTACAAATGGCAATTCAGTAAATTTGGTCGCGAAAATATTCGAGAATTATTGCCGCAAGAAGGCTATCGAAGTTTGTTTGAATCGTTATTGCCCATACTACCGGAAGCCGATAAAAATCAGTTGCAAAAACTCTTAAGCGAAAAACCATGA
- the recG gene encoding ATP-dependent DNA helicase RecG, with protein sequence MSVTLLQTPIEYLKGVGPQRGELLRKEVGIHKYEDLLNFYPNRYIDRTGYYKINELNNNPAEVQIIGKIINIKTVEFGKGKKRLVASFVDETGQMELTWFQGHKWIRDTLKLNTHYVIFGKVTHFNGQYNMAHPEMELKNEHEQSLRSAMQPVYPSTETLTNRGISNRVINKMMQQIFLETQAKFTETLPGYLIDELKLIPKNAALFNIHFPKSADLLAKAQFRLKFEELFFIQLQLITKNLVRKHKIKGHPFTVVGDNFNNFYQNHLPFELTNAQKKVLKEIRNDMGSNAQMNRLLQGDVGSGKTIVALMAMLIALDNGFQSCLMAPTEILANQHFNGLTELAKDLNINIKILTGSTKTADRKIIHEELENGSLHLLIGTHALLEDKVQFNNLGLAIIDEQHRFGVEQRSKLWQKNDIPPHILVMTATPIPRTLAMSLYGDLDISVIDELPPGRKPIQTVHRYDSNRLKVWKFIKDEIAKGRQIYIVYPLIKESETMDYKDLMDGYESISRDFPLPDYSISIVHGKMKPADKDAEMKRFAEGKTNIMVATTVIEVGVNIPNASVMIIESAERFGLSQLHQLRGRVGRGAEQSYCILMTSFKLSSDSKIRLETMCKTNDGFEIAEVDLKLRGPGDIMGKQQSGVLNLQIADLVRDKDILLLARHKAMDLLKRDASMSLPEHQTLRTVFIELTKKKNIWNYIS encoded by the coding sequence ATGTCTGTTACTCTTCTCCAAACTCCCATCGAATACCTCAAAGGCGTTGGTCCGCAACGTGGGGAATTGTTGCGCAAAGAAGTTGGCATTCACAAGTATGAAGATTTACTCAATTTTTATCCCAATCGGTACATCGACCGAACGGGGTATTATAAAATTAATGAGCTGAACAACAACCCGGCTGAGGTTCAAATCATTGGCAAAATCATTAACATTAAAACTGTAGAATTCGGCAAAGGCAAAAAGCGTTTAGTAGCTTCTTTTGTTGATGAAACGGGCCAAATGGAACTCACTTGGTTTCAAGGTCACAAATGGATTCGCGACACGTTAAAACTCAATACTCATTATGTTATTTTTGGGAAAGTGACCCATTTCAACGGGCAATACAACATGGCACATCCTGAAATGGAACTGAAAAATGAGCATGAACAAAGTCTGCGTTCCGCCATGCAACCGGTTTATCCATCGACGGAAACCTTGACCAATCGCGGCATTTCCAACAGGGTTATCAATAAAATGATGCAGCAAATCTTTTTGGAAACGCAAGCCAAATTTACCGAAACCTTACCCGGTTATTTGATTGATGAATTAAAGCTGATTCCGAAAAATGCGGCTTTGTTTAACATTCATTTCCCGAAGAGTGCTGATCTTTTGGCCAAAGCGCAATTTCGCTTGAAGTTTGAAGAATTGTTTTTCATTCAGCTGCAGTTGATTACCAAAAATTTGGTGCGGAAACACAAAATCAAAGGCCATCCGTTTACCGTTGTTGGCGATAACTTTAATAATTTCTACCAAAATCACCTCCCGTTTGAGCTGACCAATGCTCAGAAAAAAGTACTCAAAGAAATCAGGAACGACATGGGCAGCAACGCCCAAATGAATCGCTTATTGCAAGGCGATGTTGGTTCGGGGAAAACTATCGTGGCGCTGATGGCCATGCTGATTGCTTTAGACAATGGTTTTCAAAGTTGTTTGATGGCTCCTACCGAAATTTTGGCCAACCAACATTTTAACGGGCTAACCGAATTGGCGAAAGACTTAAACATCAACATCAAAATACTTACCGGTTCAACCAAAACCGCCGACCGAAAAATCATCCACGAAGAACTTGAAAACGGAAGTTTGCACCTACTGATAGGTACACACGCTTTGCTGGAAGATAAAGTACAATTCAACAATTTAGGCTTGGCTATTATAGACGAGCAACATCGTTTTGGTGTAGAACAACGCTCCAAACTTTGGCAAAAAAATGACATTCCGCCACACATTTTGGTAATGACCGCCACTCCTATTCCGCGAACGTTGGCCATGAGTTTGTATGGTGATTTGGATATTTCGGTGATTGATGAATTGCCTCCGGGAAGAAAACCCATTCAAACCGTTCATCGCTACGATAGCAACCGTTTGAAGGTGTGGAAATTTATTAAAGATGAAATCGCCAAAGGCCGTCAAATTTATATTGTTTATCCCTTAATTAAAGAAAGTGAAACCATGGATTACAAAGATTTGATGGATGGTTATGAAAGTATATCCAGAGATTTTCCGTTACCGGACTACAGTATTTCCATTGTTCACGGCAAAATGAAACCCGCCGATAAAGATGCCGAAATGAAACGCTTCGCCGAAGGCAAAACCAATATCATGGTAGCCACAACGGTAATTGAAGTGGGCGTGAATATTCCCAACGCCAGTGTAATGATTATTGAAAGTGCTGAGCGTTTTGGTTTATCACAACTTCACCAGCTGCGAGGTCGTGTCGGACGTGGTGCTGAGCAGAGTTATTGCATTTTGATGACTTCTTTTAAATTATCGAGCGACAGTAAAATTCGTTTAGAAACGATGTGCAAAACCAACGACGGTTTCGAAATCGCTGAAGTAGATTTAAAACTGCGTGGTCCCGGAGATATTATGGGCAAACAACAAAGTGGTGTTCTTAATTTACAAATAGCCGATTTGGTCAGAGATAAAGACATTTTGCTTTTGGCACGACACAAAGCCATGGATTTATTAAAAAGAGACGCTTCAATGAGTTTGCCCGAACACCAAACATTGCGAACGGTTTTTATTGAATTGACCAAAAAGAAAAACATTTGGAATTACATCAGCTAG
- a CDS encoding efflux RND transporter periplasmic adaptor subunit: MKLKHLIITLLVIALGGMIVYRITKNKEENEKGNDKSGKKPPVAVSGMVVKTQDFSNTISLSGSIEANEQIEIHSEVSGIVERISFSEGSQVSKGQILLKVNDIELRAQLAQAKTKESLASENERRAKLLLQKEAISQEEYDIASADYRTAKAQTQLIQAQIGKTSIRAPFSGKIGLRTISPGTYVTPATLIANLVNTNPLKITFSIPEKYASEIVKGSQITFTVPNMTEKFNAKIYALEPGIELATRTLKIRALTENGNGKLLPGTFATIELPLRNIKDAIIIPTEAIVPVQDGKKVFIANNGKAKEIKVETLARTDKDVVITSGLKAGDTLLTSGMMSLKDEADIKVKIK; encoded by the coding sequence ATGAAATTAAAACACCTAATTATTACTCTGCTGGTTATAGCCCTTGGCGGCATGATTGTTTACCGCATCACCAAAAACAAAGAAGAAAACGAAAAAGGAAACGACAAGTCAGGCAAAAAGCCGCCGGTTGCGGTTAGTGGCATGGTCGTAAAAACTCAGGATTTCTCGAATACCATTTCGTTATCCGGTTCTATTGAAGCCAATGAACAAATTGAAATTCACAGTGAAGTTTCAGGTATTGTCGAACGTATTTCTTTTTCCGAAGGCAGTCAGGTGAGTAAAGGGCAAATATTACTTAAAGTCAATGATATAGAACTTAGAGCCCAATTGGCACAAGCCAAAACCAAAGAAAGTTTAGCTTCGGAAAACGAAAGAAGAGCCAAGTTATTATTGCAAAAAGAAGCCATCAGTCAAGAAGAATACGACATAGCCAGCGCGGATTACCGAACGGCCAAAGCACAAACCCAATTAATTCAGGCGCAAATTGGTAAAACTTCTATCCGAGCCCCTTTTTCGGGTAAAATTGGACTAAGAACCATTTCCCCGGGGACTTATGTAACACCCGCCACTTTGATTGCCAATTTAGTCAATACCAATCCGCTAAAAATCACCTTTTCGATTCCGGAAAAATACGCTTCGGAGATTGTAAAAGGTTCTCAAATTACCTTTACAGTTCCGAATATGACCGAAAAATTCAATGCCAAAATTTATGCTTTGGAACCGGGTATTGAATTAGCCACCAGAACTTTAAAAATAAGAGCTTTAACCGAAAATGGTAATGGCAAATTATTGCCTGGGACGTTCGCTACTATTGAGCTTCCTTTGCGTAATATCAAAGACGCCATCATTATTCCGACCGAAGCTATTGTTCCGGTGCAAGATGGTAAAAAAGTATTCATTGCCAACAACGGCAAAGCCAAAGAAATAAAAGTAGAAACATTGGCACGAACCGATAAAGACGTAGTCATCACTTCCGGATTAAAAGCCGGAGATACTTTGCTGACTTCGGGGATGATGTCATTAAAAGATGAAGCCGATATCAAAGTAAAAATCAAGTAA
- a CDS encoding efflux RND transporter permease subunit encodes MSLSTLSIKRPVFTIVINLTIILFGIIGYSYLGVREFPSIDPAQISVRTNYTGANADIIESQITEPLEKAINSIDGIRNITSSSNQGSSNITIEFKLEKNLEEAANDVRDKVSQAVRSLPQDIDAPPVVSKADADSDPIITMTVQSDTKNALDLSDYAENVIAERLQTIPGVSSVQIWGQKRYSMRIWIDPVKLSSYGVTVSDVRTALEKQNVELPSGKLTGANTELTVKTMGNLSKAEEFNNIIIIANGDKVVRLSDIGHAILDAENLETQLKANGQPMVGLAIIPQPGTNYLDIADQFYKQFDSFKKDLPKDIKLNVALDNTLFIKKSVVEVAETLLISIFLVILIIYLFFRDWAIAFRPLIDIPVSLIATFFIMYLCGFSVNVLTLLAIVLATGLVVDDGIVVTENIFKKVEQGMTPIEAAIKGSNEIFFAVISISITLAAVFLPIIFLEGFVGRLFREFGVVIGAAVLISAFVSLTLTPMLNAYLMKGGEQKKTKFYTFTEPYFEGLNKGYATALENFMQKKWLSFPIVIVCIGLIVLFFKIIPKETAPYDDRSLIIVGVTTPEGSTYDYTDRFMQDLSKLIDDSIPEKKIALVITAPGFASASVNSGRVRLALKNPEDREKSQKEVAEAFTKWTKKYSQAKVTVSEQPTIAVNKRGGLPIQYIIQAPNFEKLREKIPEFMDLANQNETFSNVDVNLKFNKPEINVTIDREKAESLGVSVLDVAQTLQLSLSGQRFGYFMRNGKQYQVIGQFDKKDRDEPLDLTSMFVKNNKGELIQLDNVVKVDEQSNPPQLYHNNRYMSATVSAGLATGKSISDGIDAMDEIKAKVLDSTFTTDLGGESRDFVESSSNTMFAFGLALLLIYLILSAQFESFIDPFIIILTVPMAVAGALFSLWLFGQTWNIFSQIGTVMLIGLVTKNGILIVEFANQLREQGLSKYDAIIQASEARLRPILMTSLAIALGALPIALSLGAAATSRIGMGVVIVGGTIFSLVLTLFVIPSFYLMWSKQKKHRPEFDNIEALEK; translated from the coding sequence ATGAGTTTATCTACCTTAAGCATCAAACGGCCGGTTTTTACGATTGTCATTAATCTGACCATTATTCTTTTCGGAATTATAGGCTACAGCTATTTGGGGGTGCGTGAGTTTCCTTCGATTGACCCGGCTCAGATTTCGGTACGAACCAATTATACCGGTGCCAATGCTGATATTATTGAGTCCCAAATTACCGAACCTTTAGAAAAAGCCATCAACTCCATTGACGGCATCAGAAACATCACTTCTTCCAGTAATCAGGGTTCGAGCAATATTACCATCGAATTCAAACTCGAAAAAAACTTAGAAGAAGCCGCCAATGATGTAAGAGATAAAGTGTCGCAAGCCGTTAGAAGTTTGCCTCAGGATATTGATGCGCCACCCGTGGTATCAAAAGCTGATGCCGATTCTGACCCGATTATAACCATGACCGTTCAAAGCGACACTAAGAATGCTTTAGACTTAAGTGATTATGCCGAGAACGTTATTGCCGAACGGTTACAAACCATACCGGGTGTCAGCAGCGTTCAGATTTGGGGACAAAAACGCTACTCCATGCGCATTTGGATTGACCCCGTGAAGTTGTCTTCCTATGGCGTTACCGTTTCAGATGTGCGCACTGCATTAGAAAAACAAAACGTAGAATTGCCTTCCGGAAAACTAACCGGTGCTAACACAGAGCTTACGGTGAAAACCATGGGGAATCTTTCTAAAGCAGAGGAATTCAACAACATTATTATCATAGCCAACGGTGACAAGGTAGTTCGATTGAGCGATATTGGTCACGCCATATTAGACGCCGAGAATCTGGAAACCCAGCTAAAAGCCAACGGACAGCCGATGGTCGGACTCGCCATTATTCCGCAACCGGGAACTAATTATTTGGATATTGCGGACCAATTTTACAAACAATTTGATTCGTTTAAAAAAGATTTACCCAAAGACATTAAACTCAATGTTGCTTTAGACAATACGCTTTTCATCAAAAAATCAGTAGTCGAAGTAGCGGAAACCTTATTGATTTCCATTTTTTTGGTTATCCTGATTATCTATTTGTTTTTCAGGGATTGGGCTATTGCTTTCCGTCCGCTGATTGATATACCGGTATCCTTGATTGCTACTTTTTTCATTATGTATTTATGCGGATTCTCCGTAAATGTACTAACACTGCTAGCGATTGTTTTAGCCACAGGATTAGTTGTGGATGACGGAATTGTAGTTACCGAAAATATCTTCAAGAAAGTAGAGCAAGGCATGACACCCATTGAAGCGGCGATTAAAGGTTCTAACGAGATTTTCTTTGCTGTAATTTCCATTTCCATAACACTTGCTGCGGTATTTTTACCGATTATCTTTTTAGAAGGTTTTGTTGGAAGACTTTTTAGAGAATTTGGAGTCGTCATTGGTGCTGCCGTATTGATTTCAGCTTTTGTTTCACTGACACTTACCCCAATGTTAAATGCCTATTTAATGAAAGGAGGCGAACAAAAGAAAACCAAGTTTTACACTTTTACCGAACCTTATTTTGAAGGTTTAAACAAAGGCTACGCCACCGCTTTGGAAAACTTTATGCAAAAGAAATGGCTAAGCTTTCCTATCGTTATCGTTTGTATCGGACTGATTGTTTTGTTTTTCAAAATTATCCCCAAAGAAACGGCTCCTTATGATGACAGAAGTTTGATTATTGTAGGAGTTACCACACCTGAAGGCTCAACGTATGATTACACCGATCGCTTCATGCAGGATTTGTCAAAGTTAATTGATGATTCTATTCCGGAGAAAAAAATTGCTTTGGTGATTACCGCTCCCGGTTTTGCTTCAGCTTCGGTAAACAGTGGTAGAGTACGCTTGGCTTTGAAAAATCCGGAAGACCGTGAAAAGTCGCAAAAAGAAGTGGCTGAGGCTTTCACCAAATGGACGAAAAAATATTCCCAAGCCAAAGTAACCGTTTCAGAACAACCTACTATTGCTGTAAACAAAAGAGGTGGCTTGCCAATTCAGTATATCATTCAGGCTCCTAATTTTGAAAAACTACGCGAAAAGATTCCGGAGTTTATGGATTTAGCCAATCAGAATGAAACCTTTTCCAATGTAGATGTCAACTTGAAATTCAACAAACCTGAAATTAATGTGACTATCGACAGAGAAAAAGCGGAGAGTTTAGGCGTATCGGTTTTAGATGTGGCACAAACCCTGCAACTCTCTTTGAGCGGACAACGTTTTGGGTATTTCATGCGCAACGGAAAACAATACCAAGTCATTGGGCAATTTGACAAAAAAGACCGCGACGAGCCTCTGGACTTAACGTCCATGTTTGTTAAAAACAACAAAGGCGAATTAATTCAGTTAGACAACGTCGTGAAAGTAGACGAACAAAGCAATCCGCCGCAGTTGTATCATAACAATCGGTATATGTCGGCAACCGTTTCTGCCGGATTAGCGACGGGCAAAAGCATCAGTGACGGTATTGACGCCATGGATGAAATCAAAGCGAAAGTCTTAGATTCCACTTTTACCACCGATTTGGGCGGAGAGTCCCGTGATTTTGTGGAGAGCAGTTCTAATACCATGTTTGCCTTTGGGTTGGCTTTACTATTAATTTATCTAATCTTATCGGCACAATTTGAAAGTTTTATTGATCCGTTTATTATTATCTTAACGGTACCAATGGCTGTAGCGGGAGCCTTATTTTCGTTATGGTTGTTTGGTCAAACGTGGAATATCTTCAGTCAGATAGGAACCGTAATGTTAATTGGTTTGGTGACCAAGAACGGAATTCTTATAGTTGAATTTGCCAACCAACTCCGAGAACAAGGTTTATCTAAATATGATGCTATTATTCAGGCTTCGGAAGCCCGACTTCGCCCTATATTAATGACGAGTTTAGCCATTGCTTTAGGAGCACTGCCTATCGCTTTATCTTTAGGAGCTGCTGCTACCAGTCGAATCGGAATGGGAGTTGTAATTGTGGGTGGTACTATTTTCTCTTTGGTATTGACTTTATTTGTGATTCCGTCTTTCTATTTGATGTGGTCAAAACAAAAGAAACACCGCCCGGAATTTGACAATATAGAAGCATTAGAAAAATAA